Part of the Funiculus sociatus GB2-C1 genome, CTACTTGTTTCTTGATAATTTTTAACTAATGATGATTTTAACCTATAAATACACATATCCCTAGCGGGAAATGGGAATATCAATGTCAAATTTGCATAACTTCCAGTGGTTGATCGAATTTGAGAGAGAACCAGAATGCGGTTAATACTATACAGCAAGCCGGGTTGCCACTTGTGCGAGGGTTTGCAAGAAAAGCTCTTAAAAATTTCAAACCCCAGTTTAGAACTGGAGATTAGAGATATTACTACCCGCGAGGACTGGTTCCAAACGTTCCAATATGAAATTCCAGTCCTGTTTAGGGTGCGCCAAGAGCGTACAGAACAAGTAGAAGAACAGTTACCCCGTCCTTCTCCCCGCGCTACAGTGCGCCAGTTGGAACAAATGTTACAGAAATATTTACCAGAAGAAGATAAATGCTAATGGCTAATGGCTAATTGCCATAGTGTTGAAAAGCTATTAGCCAACGACCACAGACCAATGTGTGAGGAGCTACAAAAGATGAAATTGCGAGAGTTATTGGCAGCGGTTCCCGGCATACCAACATCCAGCCATGCAGCTTTAGAATCAGAAGTCAAGCGGTTAACGACAAATTCTCATGCTTGCCAGCCGGGAGATTTGTTTATTGGGATGCCGGGAACGCGAGTGGATGGGGGAGAATTTTGGTCTAGCGCGATCGCATCCGGTGCTGTCGCTGCCCTGATCTCTCCCCAAGCTGCCGAAAAACAACCGCCAACAGAGGATGTCTGCATTATCCCAGTCGCAGACATGACACAAGCCTGCGCCCAAGTAGCAGCTGCCTTCTACGGCTACCCAGCCCAACAGATGAAACTGATTGGCGTTACTGGCACGAATGGCAAAACCACTACTACTCATTTAATAGAATTTTTCCTAACTCAAAGTCAGTTACCCGCAGCGCTTTTTGGTACACTGTACGCTCGCTGGAATGGCTTTAAACAAACCGCTGCCCACACAACCCCTTTCGCCCTCGAATTGCAAGAACAACTGGCGGCGGCAGTAGCAGCAGGGTCTCAGATGGGGGTGATGGAAGTCAGTTCTCACGCTTTGGCGCAAGGGCGAGTTTATGGTTGTCCGTTTGAGGTGGCGGTGTTTACCAACCTCACTCAGGATCATTTAGATTATCACCGCGATATGGAAGATTACTTTGCGGCAAAAGCTCTGCTGTTTAGCCGAGAATATCTCAAAGGTCGGGCGGTGATAAATTCTGACGATACCTATGGGAAACGGTTGATTGAAGGGTTAAACTCTGAGCAAGTGTGGCGCTATAGCGTCCACGATACAACAGCCGATCTGTGGATGTCAGATTTAGATTACAGTCCAACTGGTATCAGCGGAATGTTGCATACGCCAAAAGGTGATATTTCCTTCCATTCGCCGTTGGTGGGTCAGTACAATTTAGAAAATTTACTCGCCGCCGTGGGAGCAGTTTTGCATTTGGGCATAGATTTGCAGGTTATCGCTGACTCGCTACCTTTATTTTCAGGGGTGCCAGGACGGATGGAGCGAGTGCAAATTAGTCCTCT contains:
- a CDS encoding glutaredoxin family protein, with product MRLILYSKPGCHLCEGLQEKLLKISNPSLELEIRDITTREDWFQTFQYEIPVLFRVRQERTEQVEEQLPRPSPRATVRQLEQMLQKYLPEEDKC
- a CDS encoding UDP-N-acetylmuramoyl-L-alanyl-D-glutamate--2,6-diaminopimelate ligase yields the protein MKLRELLAAVPGIPTSSHAALESEVKRLTTNSHACQPGDLFIGMPGTRVDGGEFWSSAIASGAVAALISPQAAEKQPPTEDVCIIPVADMTQACAQVAAAFYGYPAQQMKLIGVTGTNGKTTTTHLIEFFLTQSQLPAALFGTLYARWNGFKQTAAHTTPFALELQEQLAAAVAAGSQMGVMEVSSHALAQGRVYGCPFEVAVFTNLTQDHLDYHRDMEDYFAAKALLFSREYLKGRAVINSDDTYGKRLIEGLNSEQVWRYSVHDTTADLWMSDLDYSPTGISGMLHTPKGDISFHSPLVGQYNLENLLAAVGAVLHLGIDLQVIADSLPLFSGVPGRMERVQISPLQDISVIVDYAHTPDSLENLLKASRPFIPGKMICVFGCGGDRDRTKRPKMGKIGAQLAELAVVTSDNPRTEDPERILQDILEGIPSTVQPLVISDRAVAIRTAILNAESGDGILIAGKGHEDYQILGTEKIHFDDREQARDALEARMKLKDKG